The Lysobacter gummosus genome includes a region encoding these proteins:
- a CDS encoding methyltransferase family protein — protein sequence MSESVSPSAPPAWAVAMRRFTTYLSQDFLGGPRPWKLAWVVNFQKAGTFFFLGALIACYHNTSTAAWIYLAMHGSYGLVWIIKDLTFPDPSWQVKVTIGGGINSFLSVLGWYWVFGWLLISGTARPDYPLPDAAWFCLCISLCILGCAIMIAADAQKYFTLRLRRGLIDDGMFRYVRHPNYLGEIMIYGSFALMVWHWLPALVLAWVWLGLFAVNMAMKEASMSRYPQWAAYKKRSWWLVPGVF from the coding sequence ATGAGCGAATCAGTCTCGCCGTCCGCCCCGCCCGCCTGGGCCGTTGCGATGCGCCGCTTCACCACTTACCTGTCGCAGGATTTCCTCGGCGGCCCGCGGCCATGGAAACTCGCCTGGGTAGTGAATTTCCAGAAGGCCGGCACCTTCTTCTTTCTAGGCGCCTTGATCGCCTGCTACCACAACACCTCCACCGCGGCATGGATCTATCTGGCGATGCACGGCAGTTACGGATTGGTCTGGATCATCAAGGACCTGACGTTTCCGGACCCGAGCTGGCAGGTCAAGGTGACGATCGGCGGCGGCATCAACTCGTTCCTGAGCGTGCTGGGTTGGTACTGGGTGTTCGGCTGGTTGCTGATCTCCGGCACCGCGCGGCCCGACTATCCGCTGCCGGACGCGGCCTGGTTCTGCCTGTGCATCAGCCTGTGCATCCTGGGCTGCGCGATCATGATCGCCGCCGATGCGCAGAAGTATTTCACCTTGCGCCTGCGCCGTGGCCTGATCGACGACGGCATGTTCCGTTATGTCCGCCACCCGAATTATCTCGGCGAAATCATGATCTACGGCAGCTTCGCGCTGATGGTCTGGCACTGGCTGCCGGCGCTGGTGCTGGCCTGGGTATGGCTGGGTCTGTTCGCGGTGAACATGGCGATGAAGGAAGCCAGCATGTCGCGTTATCCGCAATGGGCCGCGTACAAGAAGCGCAGTTGGTGGCTGGTGCCGGGCGTGTTCTGA